The Streptococcus viridans genome includes a window with the following:
- the sdaAB gene encoding L-serine ammonia-lyase, iron-sulfur-dependent subunit beta produces the protein MNSLKFQSVFDIIGPVMIGPSSSHTAGAVRIGKIVSSIFGEDPTEVEFQLFNSFAKTYRGHGTDLALVAGILGMDTDDPRIPNSLEIAHERGIRIVWSIQKESNAPHPNTTTITVKNDHKTISVTGISIGGGNIQVTELNGFAISLNMNTPTIIIVHQDVPGMIAHVTEALSRYDINIAQMNVTREKAGEKAIMIIEVDSRNCDEAIELIRQIPHLHNVNFFQ, from the coding sequence ATGAATTCGCTTAAATTCCAATCCGTATTTGATATTATTGGACCGGTTATGATTGGACCTTCTAGTAGCCACACTGCTGGAGCTGTTCGTATTGGGAAAATTGTCTCTTCAATTTTTGGAGAGGATCCAACAGAAGTTGAATTTCAGTTGTTTAATTCCTTTGCCAAAACCTATCGTGGTCACGGGACAGACTTGGCCCTTGTAGCTGGAATTTTAGGCATGGATACAGATGATCCAAGAATCCCCAATAGTCTTGAAATTGCACATGAAAGAGGAATTCGAATCGTCTGGTCCATTCAAAAGGAGAGCAATGCTCCTCATCCAAATACGACGACCATCACGGTGAAAAATGATCACAAAACCATCTCCGTCACAGGAATTTCCATTGGTGGGGGAAACATACAAGTTACCGAGTTAAATGGCTTTGCAATTTCTCTAAACATGAATACCCCAACAATTATTATCGTTCACCAAGACGTTCCTGGGATGATCGCCCATGTCACAGAGGCGCTTTCCCGCTATGATATCAATATCGCCCAAATGAACGTTACCCGCGAAAAAGCCGGAGAAAAGGCTATTATGATCATTGAAGTAGATTCTCGAAATTGTGACGAAGCGATTGAGTTAATCCGTCAAATTCCCCATTTACACAATGTGAATTTCTTTCAATAA
- a CDS encoding HAD hydrolase-like protein yields MKYIFFDLDGTLVDSSEGIETTFLHTFNELGVPAPDKKTIRTFMGPPLEVTFTNHVPKELVTKAVEIYRTYYKETGQQQIYLYPTIKELLHQLKGLGYHLFITTSKNQEVSLEIAHSLGISDYFEGIYGSIPGSMHKADIIHRVLVDHQIPKEEACIVGDTKFDIIGGKTIGIHTIAVSWGFAPLEQLKEETPDTIVDSPLALLTHLS; encoded by the coding sequence ATGAAGTACATATTTTTCGACTTAGATGGAACCTTAGTCGATAGTTCCGAAGGTATTGAGACAACTTTTTTACATACTTTTAACGAACTGGGTGTTCCTGCACCTGATAAAAAAACGATTCGAACCTTTATGGGCCCTCCACTCGAGGTTACATTTACAAACCATGTTCCAAAAGAACTTGTCACAAAAGCTGTAGAAATCTATCGTACTTATTACAAAGAAACTGGCCAACAACAAATCTATCTCTACCCAACTATCAAAGAACTCCTTCATCAATTGAAGGGATTGGGTTATCACTTATTCATTACCACCTCTAAGAATCAGGAAGTGAGTCTCGAAATAGCCCATTCATTAGGAATTAGTGATTACTTTGAGGGGATTTATGGTTCTATCCCAGGATCTATGCACAAAGCTGATATCATTCATCGTGTACTAGTTGATCATCAAATTCCAAAAGAGGAAGCTTGCATCGTTGGAGATACTAAATTTGATATCATTGGGGGAAAAACCATTGGTATTCACACAATTGCAGTCAGTTGGGGGTTTGCACCTCTAGAGCAATTAAAAGAGGAAACTCCCGATACCATCGTAGATTCCCCCCTAGCTTTACTGACTCATTTAAGTTAA
- a CDS encoding LysM peptidoglycan-binding domain-containing protein, giving the protein MNKKMFVKRVIGLSLLSGMFIPVLASAESYTVKSGDTLSAIAKEKNTTVDAIAKKNKISNVNLITVGQVLEIEDEKATTNTTEQAATSKANTTQATTTVSASNGLSAEDAAAKEWIAQKESSGSYTAQNGQYYGRYQLSLSYLNGDLSEANQEKVANQYVVNRYGSWSEAKNFWLANGWY; this is encoded by the coding sequence ATGAATAAAAAAATGTTTGTAAAACGTGTTATCGGACTGAGCTTATTATCAGGAATGTTTATTCCCGTCCTCGCCAGTGCAGAATCTTATACTGTAAAGTCAGGTGATACCTTATCAGCTATTGCTAAAGAGAAGAATACAACGGTTGATGCGATTGCTAAGAAAAATAAGATTAGCAATGTAAATCTCATTACAGTTGGTCAGGTTTTAGAGATTGAAGATGAGAAGGCAACAACTAATACTACAGAGCAAGCTGCCACTAGTAAAGCTAACACTACACAAGCAACAACTACGGTATCTGCTTCAAATGGCTTGAGTGCCGAAGATGCAGCGGCTAAAGAATGGATTGCCCAGAAAGAATCAAGTGGCAGTTACACAGCGCAAAATGGCCAATATTATGGTCGTTACCAGTTATCCCTTTCTTATTTAAACGGTGATTTATCCGAAGCAAATCAGGAAAAAGTAGCCAATCAATATGTTGTCAACCGCTATGGTTCATGGTCGGAAGCTAAAAACTTCTGGCTGGCCAATGGTTGGTATTAA
- the sdaAA gene encoding L-serine ammonia-lyase, iron-sulfur-dependent, subunit alpha: MFYSITELVEQATLHYEGNVAELMIATEFELTGREREEVLTLMTRNLEVMKESVHLGLNDQLSRSGLTGGDAAKLDRYIRSGKALSDYTVLTAAKNAIAVNEHNAKMGLVCATPTAGSAGCLPAVLTSAIEKLHLDEHKQLEFLLAAGAFGLVIANNASISGAEGGCQAEVGSAAAMSAAALTLAAGGSPYQASQAICFVIKNMLGLICDPVAGLVEVPCVKRNAMGASYAYIAADMALAGIESKIPVDEVIDAMYQVGSSLPTAFRETAEGGLAATPTGKRLQQEIFGE, translated from the coding sequence ATGTTTTATTCCATTACCGAACTAGTTGAGCAAGCGACCCTCCACTATGAAGGAAATGTCGCAGAATTAATGATTGCAACTGAGTTTGAACTAACTGGTCGCGAGCGCGAAGAAGTTCTGACTCTTATGACTCGAAACCTCGAAGTCATGAAAGAATCCGTTCATCTTGGACTCAATGACCAACTTTCTCGAAGTGGCTTGACTGGAGGAGATGCTGCAAAACTAGATCGCTATATTCGATCTGGAAAAGCCCTCTCTGACTATACTGTCCTAACCGCTGCCAAAAATGCTATTGCTGTCAACGAACACAATGCAAAAATGGGCTTGGTCTGTGCTACTCCCACTGCTGGATCAGCTGGTTGCTTACCTGCTGTTCTTACTTCAGCCATCGAGAAACTCCATTTAGATGAACACAAACAATTGGAATTCTTATTAGCAGCAGGAGCTTTTGGACTGGTTATTGCCAACAATGCATCGATTTCAGGAGCTGAGGGAGGCTGTCAAGCCGAAGTGGGTTCCGCGGCTGCCATGAGTGCGGCTGCCTTGACGTTAGCTGCTGGGGGAAGCCCTTATCAAGCTAGCCAAGCCATCTGTTTCGTCATTAAAAATATGCTAGGCTTAATTTGTGATCCCGTTGCAGGACTGGTGGAGGTTCCTTGCGTTAAGCGAAATGCAATGGGAGCGAGTTATGCATATATCGCTGCAGATATGGCCTTGGCAGGAATCGAATCCAAAATCCCTGTTGATGAAGTCATTGACGCCATGTATCAGGTAGGATCAAGCCTACCAACTGCCTTTAGAGAAACGGCCGAAGGTGGTCTGGCAGCGACTCCAACTGGGAAACGGCTACAGCAAGAAATATTTGGAGAATAA